Proteins co-encoded in one Mycobacterium mantenii genomic window:
- a CDS encoding LLM class F420-dependent oxidoreductase: protein MKVSVVAPVADGVTADPDWMVAFARHLEACGFESIVVVEHTVLLTRYDSVYPYDNSGRVGLTADCPIPDPLDLLAFLAGHTSSLGLATGVLVLPNHHPVVLAKRAATVDALSGGRLRLCVGVGWLAEELAACDVEFDSRGRRADEQLAVMRALWAQRPDGASFAGEFFGFDHVMCYPKPIAAEHLPIHIGGHSRAAARRAGRLGDGFQPLGVTGPRLESLLTLMHDEASAAGRDPAALEVSLGHSVAKIDAERAGGLADQGADRLVLAMPPTSDIEQAKDLLSACAQRLSLSP, encoded by the coding sequence ATGAAGGTCTCAGTCGTGGCTCCGGTCGCCGACGGTGTCACCGCGGACCCCGATTGGATGGTTGCCTTCGCGCGCCACCTCGAAGCCTGCGGGTTCGAATCGATCGTCGTGGTCGAGCACACCGTTTTGCTCACCCGCTACGACAGCGTCTATCCCTACGACAACTCGGGACGCGTCGGCCTGACCGCGGATTGCCCGATCCCCGATCCGCTTGACCTGCTTGCGTTTCTGGCCGGCCACACGAGCAGCCTGGGGTTGGCCACCGGCGTGCTGGTTTTGCCCAACCACCACCCGGTTGTGCTGGCCAAGCGGGCCGCCACCGTCGACGCGCTGTCGGGCGGGCGACTGCGCCTGTGTGTGGGGGTGGGCTGGCTAGCGGAAGAGCTCGCGGCCTGCGATGTCGAGTTCGACAGCCGTGGCCGGCGGGCCGACGAGCAGTTGGCTGTCATGCGGGCGCTGTGGGCGCAGCGGCCCGACGGGGCGTCCTTCGCGGGCGAGTTCTTCGGCTTCGATCACGTCATGTGCTATCCGAAACCCATTGCGGCCGAACATCTTCCGATCCACATCGGCGGGCACAGCCGGGCCGCCGCGCGCCGTGCCGGACGCCTCGGCGACGGATTCCAGCCGCTCGGAGTCACCGGGCCGCGACTCGAGTCGCTGCTCACGCTCATGCACGACGAGGCGTCGGCAGCGGGCCGCGATCCGGCGGCGCTGGAAGTGTCCCTGGGCCATTCGGTTGCCAAGATCGATGCCGAGCGCGCGGGTGGCCTGGCCGATCAGGGCGCCGACCGTCTGGTGCTGGCCATGCCGCCGACCAGCGATATCGAGCAGGCCAAAGACCTGTTGTCGGCGTGTGCGCAACGGCTGTCGTTGAGCCCGTGA
- the eccB gene encoding type VII secretion protein EccB: MAEESRGQRGSGYGLGLSTRTQVTGYQFLARRTAMALTRWRVRMEVEPGRRQNLAVVASISAALVICLGALLYSFISPAGQINESPIIADRDSGALYVRVGEKLYPALNLASARLITGRPDNPHLVKSNQIATLPRGPMVGIPGAPSSFHPTNPAASSWLVCDTVANSTGAGAPSGVTVTVIDGNPDLSNHRRVLSGSDAVVLNYSGDAWVIRDGRRSRIDGSNRSVLLPLGLTPEQVSMAKPMSRALYDALPVGPELTVPQIQNAGAGASFPNAPGPIGTVIVTPQISGPQQYSLVLADGVQTLPPLVAQILQNAGPGNTKPVTVEPSALAKMPVVNKLDLSSYPDAPLNVMDIRENPATCWWWQKTSGENRARVQVISGATIPVEQKDISKVVSLVKADTTGREADQVFFGPDYANFVAVTGNDPGAKTTESLWWLTDAGARFGVDDTREVREALGLKTKPGLAPWVALRLLPQGPTLSRADALVEHDTLPMDMSPGELTVPK, encoded by the coding sequence GTGGCGGAAGAGAGTCGCGGGCAGCGCGGGTCGGGGTACGGCCTCGGGTTGTCGACGCGGACCCAGGTGACCGGCTATCAGTTCCTTGCACGCCGGACCGCGATGGCACTGACGCGGTGGCGCGTCCGCATGGAGGTCGAGCCGGGACGGCGCCAGAACCTCGCCGTGGTGGCGTCGATCTCCGCCGCGCTGGTGATCTGCCTGGGCGCGCTGCTCTACTCCTTCATCAGCCCGGCGGGCCAGATCAACGAGTCGCCCATCATCGCCGACCGCGATTCGGGCGCGCTGTACGTCCGCGTCGGCGAGAAGCTGTACCCGGCCCTCAACCTGGCGTCGGCGCGGCTGATCACCGGTCGCCCGGACAACCCGCACCTGGTGAAGTCCAACCAGATCGCCACCCTGCCGCGCGGACCGATGGTGGGCATCCCCGGTGCACCGTCGAGCTTCCACCCGACCAATCCGGCCGCCTCGTCCTGGCTGGTCTGCGACACCGTCGCGAACTCGACCGGTGCCGGGGCGCCGTCCGGTGTGACCGTGACGGTGATCGACGGCAACCCGGATTTGAGCAACCACCGGCGGGTGCTGTCCGGGTCGGACGCGGTGGTGCTGAACTACAGCGGGGACGCCTGGGTCATCCGGGACGGGCGCCGCTCCCGCATCGACGGGTCGAACCGATCGGTGCTGCTGCCGCTGGGGCTCACCCCGGAGCAGGTCAGCATGGCGAAGCCGATGAGCCGCGCCCTCTACGACGCGTTGCCGGTGGGTCCGGAGCTGACCGTGCCGCAGATTCAGAACGCGGGCGCCGGGGCGTCGTTCCCGAACGCGCCCGGCCCGATCGGCACGGTGATCGTCACCCCGCAAATCAGTGGGCCGCAACAGTATTCGTTGGTGTTGGCCGACGGTGTGCAGACGCTCCCACCGCTGGTGGCCCAGATCCTGCAGAACGCCGGACCGGGCAACACCAAACCGGTGACCGTGGAGCCGTCCGCCTTGGCCAAGATGCCGGTGGTCAACAAGCTGGACCTGTCGTCCTACCCGGACGCACCGCTGAACGTGATGGACATCCGCGAGAACCCGGCGACCTGCTGGTGGTGGCAGAAGACCTCCGGTGAAAACCGGGCCCGCGTCCAGGTCATCTCCGGCGCGACCATTCCGGTCGAGCAGAAGGACATCAGCAAGGTCGTGTCGCTGGTCAAGGCCGACACCACCGGCCGCGAAGCCGACCAGGTCTTCTTCGGGCCCGACTATGCGAACTTCGTGGCCGTCACCGGAAACGATCCCGGGGCCAAGACGACCGAGTCGCTGTGGTGGCTCACGGATGCGGGTGCCCGGTTCGGAGTGGACGACACCCGCGAGGTACGAGAGGCGTTGGGCCTGAAGACGAAACCGGGCCTGGCGCCGTGGGTAGCACTGCGACTGCTACCGCAAGGGCCGACGTTGTCGCGGGCGGATGCGCTGGTGGAGCACGACACGCTACCGATGGATATGTCTCCAGGAGAGTTGACGGTACCGAAGTGA
- the malQ gene encoding 4-alpha-glucanotransferase: protein MAELAPSLIELARRYGIATDYEDWTGRRVGVSETTLKAVLGALGVAADNEQERNVALTAKLRSHWARRLPATIVGRTGEQIRFWAHVTHGDPAELWLQLEDGTVRGGVEQVDNFTPPYDLDGRWVGEASFLLPAHLPLGYHRVHLRSGDSETSTALIVTPDWLGLPERLGARRAWGLATQLYSVRSRQSWGVGDLTDLTDLAVWSASRHGADYLLVNPLHAAAPTKPMEPSPYLPTSRRFVNPLYLRVEAIPEFADLTKRSRVRRLRSEVQQRAGRVDAIDRDGSWAAKRAALRLLHQEPRSAGRELSYKAFRDREGRALDDFATWCALAEKYGDDWHSWPGALQHPDASGVAAFVEKQSDTVDFHRWLQWQLDEQLAGAQSQAIRAGMALGIMHDLAVGVHPNGADAWALQDMMALGVTAGAPPDEFNQLGQDWSQPPWRPDRLDEHEYRPFRALIRAVLRHAGGVRIDHIIGLFRLWWIPRGASPKEGTYVRYDHEAMIGIVALEAHRAGAVVVGEDLGTVEPWVRDYLLLRGLLGTSILWFELDRDDPSASGAPLRAERWREYCLSSVTTHDLPPTAGYLAGDHVRLRDSLGLLTRPVDEELDSDRADLAAWIAELRRVGLLDDGDEDDPEQVVLALYRYLGRTPSRLLGVALTDAVGDRRTQNQPGTTDEYPNWRVPLTGPDGRAVMLEDVFTDRRTATLAEAVRGAIAPVAAESTAR, encoded by the coding sequence ATGGCTGAACTCGCACCGTCGCTGATCGAACTCGCCCGCAGGTACGGCATCGCGACGGACTACGAGGACTGGACCGGCCGCCGGGTGGGGGTTTCCGAGACGACGTTGAAGGCGGTGCTGGGGGCCCTGGGCGTCGCGGCCGACAACGAACAGGAGCGCAACGTCGCGCTGACCGCGAAGCTGCGGTCGCACTGGGCGCGTCGGCTGCCGGCGACCATCGTCGGGCGTACCGGCGAGCAGATCCGGTTCTGGGCGCACGTCACCCACGGCGATCCCGCCGAGCTGTGGTTGCAACTCGAAGACGGCACGGTGCGTGGCGGTGTCGAACAGGTCGACAACTTCACCCCGCCGTACGACCTGGACGGGCGCTGGGTCGGCGAGGCCAGCTTCCTGCTGCCCGCCCATCTGCCGCTGGGCTATCACCGGGTGCACCTGCGTTCCGGTGACTCCGAGACCAGCACCGCGCTGATCGTGACGCCGGACTGGCTCGGGCTGCCGGAGCGGCTCGGCGCCCGCCGCGCGTGGGGCCTGGCCACGCAGCTGTACAGCGTGCGGTCGCGGCAGTCGTGGGGGGTCGGCGATCTGACAGACCTGACCGACCTGGCGGTGTGGTCGGCGTCTCGCCACGGCGCCGACTATCTGTTGGTCAATCCCCTGCACGCCGCGGCCCCGACCAAGCCGATGGAGCCGTCGCCGTACCTACCGACGTCGCGGCGCTTCGTCAACCCGCTTTATCTTCGCGTCGAGGCGATCCCCGAATTCGCCGACCTGACCAAGCGCAGCCGGGTCCGCCGGCTGCGCTCCGAGGTCCAGCAGCGCGCCGGCCGCGTCGACGCCATCGACCGCGACGGCTCGTGGGCCGCCAAGCGGGCAGCGCTGCGGCTGCTGCATCAAGAACCGCGGTCGGCGGGACGGGAGCTGTCCTACAAGGCATTCCGCGACCGGGAGGGCCGCGCGCTGGACGACTTCGCCACCTGGTGCGCGCTGGCCGAGAAGTACGGCGACGACTGGCATTCCTGGCCCGGGGCGCTACAGCACCCGGACGCTTCCGGGGTCGCGGCCTTCGTCGAAAAGCAGTCGGACACGGTCGATTTCCATCGCTGGCTGCAGTGGCAACTCGACGAGCAGCTTGCCGGGGCGCAGTCGCAGGCAATCCGGGCCGGGATGGCGCTGGGCATCATGCATGACCTGGCCGTCGGTGTGCATCCCAACGGCGCCGACGCCTGGGCGCTGCAGGACATGATGGCGCTCGGGGTGACCGCGGGCGCGCCGCCGGACGAGTTCAATCAGCTCGGCCAGGACTGGTCGCAGCCGCCGTGGCGGCCAGACCGGTTGGACGAGCACGAATATCGGCCCTTTCGCGCGCTGATCCGCGCGGTGCTGCGCCATGCGGGCGGGGTGCGCATCGACCACATCATCGGGTTGTTCCGGCTGTGGTGGATCCCGCGGGGCGCCTCACCCAAGGAGGGCACCTACGTGCGGTACGACCACGAAGCCATGATCGGCATCGTCGCCCTGGAAGCGCACCGGGCCGGCGCGGTCGTCGTCGGTGAGGATCTCGGCACGGTCGAGCCGTGGGTGCGTGACTACCTCTTATTGCGGGGCCTGCTGGGCACCTCGATCCTGTGGTTCGAGCTGGACCGCGACGACCCGAGTGCCAGCGGAGCTCCGCTCCGTGCCGAGCGCTGGCGCGAGTACTGCCTGTCCTCGGTCACCACGCACGACCTGCCTCCGACCGCCGGCTACCTGGCGGGTGACCATGTGCGGCTGCGCGATTCGTTGGGACTGCTGACCCGGCCCGTCGACGAGGAGCTCGACTCCGACCGGGCCGACCTGGCCGCGTGGATAGCCGAGCTGCGCCGGGTCGGGTTGCTCGACGACGGCGACGAGGACGACCCCGAGCAAGTCGTTTTGGCGCTGTACCGCTACCTGGGCAGGACGCCGTCGCGGCTGCTGGGGGTGGCGCTGACCGACGCGGTCGGTGACCGCCGGACCCAGAATCAGCCCGGCACCACCGACGAATACCCGAACTGGCGGGTGCCGCTGACGGGTCCCGACGGGCGCGCGGTGATGCTCGAAGACGTCTTCACCGATCGCCGGACTGCCACGCTCGCCGAAGCCGTGCGTGGCGCGATCGCACCCGTCGCCGCCGAAAGCACGGCCCGCTAG
- a CDS encoding nuclear transport factor 2 family protein, with protein MTLSAEQRAALSDVVHRYAANVDDCEFGAVANLFTSDAELVVPAPPAYLRPVHSHRGRQAITTAVAAVAAVTRTEHAIIGEVYDAAPQPGTARGRIACVAHHWNERDAEVVDVVWHLRYDDAYVLTDAGWRISRRALTVNAIETRPVRRLLPQDPD; from the coding sequence GTGACGCTTTCCGCCGAACAGCGTGCCGCGCTCAGCGATGTGGTGCACCGGTATGCGGCCAACGTGGACGACTGCGAATTTGGTGCTGTCGCAAACCTTTTCACCTCCGATGCGGAGCTGGTGGTGCCCGCACCGCCGGCCTATCTGCGGCCGGTCCATTCGCATCGCGGACGGCAGGCCATCACCACCGCGGTCGCGGCCGTCGCCGCGGTCACCCGCACCGAGCACGCGATCATCGGTGAGGTGTACGACGCGGCCCCGCAACCCGGCACCGCCCGCGGGCGGATCGCGTGCGTCGCGCACCACTGGAACGAACGCGACGCCGAGGTGGTGGACGTGGTGTGGCACCTGCGCTATGACGACGCGTACGTGCTGACCGACGCGGGGTGGCGCATCAGCCGCCGGGCATTGACGGTCAACGCCATCGAGACCCGGCCGGTGCGCCGGCTGCTGCCGCAGGACCCCGATTAG
- the eccCa gene encoding type VII secretion protein EccCa, translating to MKRGFARPTPEKPPVIKPENIVLPTPLSIPPPEGKPWWLIVVGVVVVGLLIGMVAMTFASGSHVFGGAGSIFPIFMIGGVAMMMFGGRFGGQQQMSRPKLDSMRAQFMLMLDMLRETAHESADSMDANYRWFHPAPTTLAAAVGSSRMWERKPDGKDLNFGVVRVGVGMTRPEVTWGEPQNMPTDIELEPVTGKALQEFGRYQSVVYNLPKMISVLVEPWYSLAGDREQVVGLMRAIICQLAFSHGPDHMRMIVVSSNLDEWDWVKWLPHFGDPRRQDAAGNARMVYSAVREFAAEQAELFAGRGSFTPRHASSSAQTPTPHTVIIADVVDPQWEYVISGEGVDGVTFFDLTGSAMWSAVPERTLRFDDKGVIEALPRDRDTWMVIDEKPWFFALTDHISIAEAEEFSQKLARWRLAEAYEEIGQRVAHIGARDIMAYYGIDDPGHIDFQALWGSRNDSMGRSRLRAPFGVRSDNGELLFLDMKSLDEGGDGPHGVMSGTTGSGKSTLVRTVIESLMLSHPPEELQFVLADLKGGSAVKPFAGVPHVSRIITDLEEDQALMERFLDALWGEIARRKAICDSAGVDDAKEYNSVRSRMRARGQDMAPLPMLVVVIDEFYEWFRIMPTAVDVLDSIGRQGRAYWIHLMMASQTIESRAEKLMENMGYRLVLKARTAGAAQAAGVPNAVNLPAQAGLGYFRRSLEDITRFQAEFLWRDYFPRGLTDDGDEAPALVHSIDYVRPQLFTNSFTPLEVSVGGPEITPAVPANGDALPIEATEEDDAEGIRTPKVGTVIIDQLRKIDFQPYRLWQPPLNQPVAIDELVNRFLGHPWQQDYGTARDLVFPIGIIDRPFKHDQPPWTVDTSGPGANVLILGAGGSGKTTALQTLICSAALTHTPEQIQFYCLAYSGTALTTVARLPHVGEVAGPTDPYGVRRTVAELLALVRERKRSFLEYGIASMEVFRRRKFGGEPGPVPNDGFGDVYLVVDNYRALAEENEVLIEQVNVIINQGPSFGVHVVVTADRESELRPPVRSGFGSRVELRLAAVEDAKLVRSRFAKDVPVKPGRGMVAVNYVRLDADPQSGLHTLVARPALASTPDYSFESDSIAEAVSRIASGQAPPVRRLPAIFGVEQLRELAAQDTRQGVGAGGIAWAISELDLSPVYLNFAENAHLMVTGRRECGRTTTLATIMSEIGRLYAPGATSAPPPPPGQPSAQVWLVDPRRQLLTALGSDYVEKFAYNLDGVQAMMGELAAVLAGREPPPGLSAEELLSRNWWSGPEIFLIVDDIQQLPAGFDSPLHKAAPWVTRAADVGLHVIVTRTFGGWSSAGSDPMLRALAQANAPLLVMDADPDEGFIRGKMKGGPLPRGRGLLMAEDTGVFVQVAATELRK from the coding sequence GTGAAACGTGGATTTGCGCGGCCGACGCCGGAGAAGCCTCCGGTAATCAAGCCGGAGAACATCGTCCTCCCGACGCCGCTGAGCATCCCGCCGCCGGAGGGCAAGCCCTGGTGGTTGATCGTGGTCGGCGTCGTGGTGGTCGGCCTGCTGATCGGTATGGTCGCTATGACCTTCGCCAGCGGCTCGCACGTGTTCGGTGGCGCGGGCTCGATCTTCCCGATCTTCATGATCGGTGGCGTCGCGATGATGATGTTCGGCGGCCGGTTCGGCGGCCAGCAGCAGATGAGCCGGCCCAAGCTGGACTCGATGCGTGCCCAGTTCATGCTGATGCTGGACATGCTGCGCGAGACCGCGCACGAGTCGGCCGACAGCATGGACGCCAACTACCGGTGGTTCCATCCGGCACCCACCACCCTGGCCGCCGCGGTCGGGTCGTCGCGGATGTGGGAACGCAAACCCGACGGCAAAGACCTGAACTTCGGCGTGGTCCGCGTCGGCGTCGGGATGACGCGTCCCGAAGTGACCTGGGGTGAGCCCCAGAACATGCCCACCGACATCGAGCTCGAGCCGGTGACCGGTAAGGCACTTCAGGAATTCGGTCGCTATCAAAGCGTCGTCTACAACCTGCCCAAGATGATCTCGGTGCTGGTCGAGCCCTGGTACTCGCTGGCCGGAGACCGCGAGCAGGTGGTGGGACTGATGCGGGCGATCATCTGCCAGCTGGCGTTCTCGCACGGCCCCGACCACATGCGGATGATCGTGGTCAGTTCGAATCTGGACGAATGGGACTGGGTGAAGTGGCTGCCGCACTTCGGCGACCCGCGCCGCCAGGACGCCGCCGGCAACGCGCGGATGGTATACAGCGCGGTTCGCGAGTTCGCCGCCGAGCAGGCCGAATTGTTCGCCGGCCGTGGGTCTTTCACGCCCCGCCACGCCAGTTCGTCGGCCCAGACGCCGACGCCCCACACCGTCATCATCGCCGACGTCGTTGACCCGCAATGGGAGTACGTGATCAGCGGCGAGGGCGTCGACGGGGTGACGTTCTTCGACCTCACCGGCTCCGCGATGTGGAGTGCGGTTCCGGAGCGCACCCTGCGGTTCGACGACAAGGGTGTGATCGAGGCGCTGCCCCGCGACCGCGACACCTGGATGGTCATCGACGAGAAGCCGTGGTTCTTCGCCCTCACCGACCACATCAGCATCGCCGAGGCGGAGGAGTTCTCGCAGAAGCTGGCACGGTGGCGCCTCGCCGAGGCATACGAAGAAATCGGCCAGCGGGTGGCGCACATCGGCGCCCGGGACATCATGGCCTACTACGGAATTGACGATCCCGGCCACATCGACTTCCAGGCGCTGTGGGGTAGCCGCAACGACTCGATGGGCCGGTCGCGGCTGCGTGCGCCGTTCGGTGTCCGTTCCGACAATGGCGAGCTGCTGTTCTTGGACATGAAGTCGCTGGACGAAGGCGGCGACGGTCCGCACGGCGTCATGTCCGGTACGACCGGTTCGGGTAAGTCGACCCTGGTGCGGACCGTGATCGAATCGCTGATGCTCAGCCATCCGCCGGAGGAGCTGCAGTTCGTGCTGGCCGACCTCAAGGGTGGGTCGGCGGTCAAGCCGTTCGCCGGCGTCCCGCACGTGTCCCGGATCATCACCGACCTGGAAGAGGACCAGGCGTTGATGGAGCGCTTCCTGGACGCGCTGTGGGGTGAAATCGCCCGCCGCAAGGCGATCTGCGACAGCGCCGGCGTCGACGACGCCAAGGAATACAACTCGGTGCGCAGCCGGATGCGCGCGCGTGGCCAGGACATGGCGCCGCTGCCGATGCTCGTGGTCGTCATCGACGAGTTCTACGAGTGGTTCCGCATCATGCCGACGGCGGTCGACGTCCTCGACTCGATCGGCCGTCAGGGCCGCGCGTACTGGATCCACCTGATGATGGCGTCGCAGACCATCGAGAGCCGCGCCGAAAAGCTCATGGAGAACATGGGTTACCGGTTGGTGCTGAAAGCGCGTACCGCCGGTGCGGCGCAGGCGGCCGGTGTGCCGAACGCGGTCAACCTGCCCGCTCAGGCCGGTCTGGGCTACTTCCGCCGCAGCCTGGAAGACATCACCCGATTCCAGGCCGAGTTCCTGTGGCGGGACTACTTCCCGCGCGGCCTCACCGACGACGGGGACGAAGCGCCGGCGCTGGTGCACAGCATCGACTACGTCCGCCCGCAATTGTTCACCAACTCGTTCACCCCGCTGGAGGTCAGCGTCGGGGGGCCGGAAATCACCCCGGCCGTCCCGGCGAACGGTGACGCGCTCCCGATCGAGGCCACCGAGGAGGACGACGCCGAAGGGATCAGGACGCCCAAGGTCGGTACGGTCATCATCGACCAGCTGCGCAAGATCGACTTCCAGCCGTACCGGCTGTGGCAGCCGCCGTTGAACCAGCCCGTCGCCATCGACGAGTTGGTGAACCGGTTCCTCGGCCACCCCTGGCAGCAGGACTATGGCACCGCGCGCGATCTGGTCTTCCCGATCGGAATCATCGACCGCCCGTTCAAGCACGATCAGCCGCCGTGGACGGTCGACACCTCCGGGCCCGGTGCCAACGTCTTGATCCTGGGCGCCGGTGGTTCGGGTAAGACCACCGCCCTGCAGACGCTGATCTGTTCGGCGGCACTGACCCACACACCCGAGCAGATCCAGTTCTACTGCCTGGCCTACAGCGGCACCGCGCTGACCACGGTCGCGCGTCTGCCCCACGTCGGTGAGGTGGCCGGCCCGACCGACCCGTACGGTGTGCGCCGCACGGTGGCCGAACTGCTGGCCCTGGTTCGCGAGCGCAAGCGCAGCTTCCTCGAGTACGGGATCGCCTCGATGGAGGTGTTCCGGCGGCGGAAGTTCGGCGGTGAGCCCGGCCCGGTTCCCAACGACGGCTTCGGCGACGTCTACCTGGTGGTGGATAACTACCGTGCGCTGGCCGAAGAAAACGAGGTCCTGATCGAGCAGGTCAACGTGATCATCAATCAGGGCCCCTCGTTCGGGGTGCACGTGGTGGTCACCGCCGATCGCGAATCGGAGCTGCGGCCGCCGGTGCGCAGCGGTTTCGGCTCCCGGGTCGAGCTGCGGCTGGCGGCCGTGGAAGACGCCAAGCTGGTGCGTTCGCGGTTCGCCAAGGACGTTCCGGTCAAGCCGGGTCGCGGCATGGTCGCGGTCAACTACGTCCGCCTCGACGCCGACCCGCAGTCCGGTCTGCACACGCTGGTGGCGCGGCCCGCGCTGGCCAGCACGCCGGACTATAGCTTCGAGTCCGACAGCATCGCCGAAGCGGTCAGCCGGATCGCGAGCGGTCAGGCTCCGCCGGTGCGCCGGCTGCCGGCGATCTTCGGTGTCGAACAGCTTCGGGAGCTTGCCGCGCAGGACACCCGCCAGGGCGTCGGTGCGGGCGGAATCGCCTGGGCCATCTCGGAATTGGACCTGTCGCCGGTGTACCTCAACTTTGCCGAGAACGCGCACCTGATGGTGACCGGCCGTCGCGAATGTGGGCGTACCACGACGCTGGCCACCATCATGTCCGAGATCGGGCGGTTGTATGCACCCGGAGCAACCAGCGCGCCGCCACCGCCACCGGGGCAGCCCTCGGCGCAGGTGTGGCTGGTGGACCCGCGCCGTCAGCTGCTGACCGCGCTCGGCTCCGATTACGTGGAGAAGTTCGCCTACAACCTCGATGGCGTGCAGGCGATGATGGGCGAACTGGCCGCGGTCCTGGCCGGCCGCGAGCCGCCGCCGGGGTTGTCCGCCGAGGAGTTGCTGTCGCGGAACTGGTGGAGCGGGCCGGAGATCTTCTTGATCGTCGACGACATCCAGCAGCTGCCGGCAGGTTTCGACTCGCCGCTGCACAAGGCGGCCCCGTGGGTGACCCGGGCCGCGGATGTCGGCCTGCACGTGATCGTCACGCGCACGTTTGGTGGTTGGTCCTCGGCCGGCAGCGACCCGATGCTGCGGGCACTGGCCCAGGCGAACGCGCCGCTGCTGGTGATGGACGCCGACCCCGACGAGGGATTCATCCGCGGCAAGATGAAGGGTGGTCCGCTGCCGCGTGGTCGAGGCCTGCTGATGGCCGAAGACACCGGCGTGTTCGTCCAGGTCGCAGCGACCGAGCTGCGTAAGTAG